The following coding sequences are from one Bacteroidota bacterium window:
- the aroC gene encoding chorismate synthase, whose amino-acid sequence MAGNSIGEIFRITTFGESHGKAIGVIIDGCPAGLEINLDFLQNELDRRKPGQSSITTQRKESDTFQILSGVFEGKTLGSPIAIITPNEDQKSDDYGHLKDAFRPSHADYTYEMKYGIRDHRGGGRSSARETAARVVAGAIAKELLQKKAGIEIYSFVSAVGQIRLSKNYSELDLSKIDTNIIRCPDETTANRMIDFIKETKAKGDTVGGIITGVIKNCPVGLGEPVFDKLHADLGKAMLSINAVQGFEYGSGFEGASHFGSDNNDIFIADSKNRIKTKTNHSGGVQGGISNGEDIYFNVAFKPVATIMQSQSSVDKEGNEVELKGKGRHDPCVVPRAVPIVEAMAALVIADHWLRAKTAKV is encoded by the coding sequence ATGGCAGGAAATAGTATTGGGGAAATTTTCAGAATCACCACCTTTGGTGAAAGTCACGGCAAGGCAATAGGTGTGATTATTGATGGCTGTCCTGCCGGGCTAGAAATTAATCTAGACTTTCTTCAAAATGAACTGGACAGGCGCAAACCGGGGCAGTCGTCCATCACTACTCAAAGAAAGGAAAGCGATACTTTCCAGATTCTCTCCGGTGTTTTTGAAGGGAAAACTTTGGGCTCTCCAATTGCAATTATCACTCCCAATGAAGACCAAAAGTCGGATGACTACGGTCATTTGAAGGATGCTTTTCGTCCATCTCATGCAGACTATACTTATGAAATGAAATACGGCATCCGAGATCATCGGGGCGGCGGCAGATCCAGTGCCCGCGAAACCGCAGCAAGAGTAGTTGCCGGAGCTATTGCTAAAGAGCTATTGCAGAAGAAAGCAGGGATTGAAATTTACTCCTTTGTCTCAGCAGTAGGCCAAATACGGCTTAGCAAAAACTACTCAGAGCTTGATTTAAGTAAAATAGATACCAACATCATTCGCTGCCCCGATGAAACCACGGCTAACCGAATGATTGATTTCATCAAAGAAACCAAGGCAAAAGGCGATACCGTAGGTGGAATTATAACCGGAGTGATAAAAAACTGTCCGGTAGGATTGGGAGAGCCGGTTTTTGATAAACTTCATGCAGACTTAGGTAAGGCTATGCTTTCCATCAACGCGGTTCAGGGTTTTGAATATGGAAGTGGCTTTGAAGGAGCCTCCCATTTCGGCAGTGATAACAACGATATTTTTATCGCCGATTCCAAAAATAGAATCAAGACAAAAACGAATCATTCGGGCGGTGTACAAGGTGGAATTAGCAATGGTGAGGACATCTACTTTAACGTAGCGTTCAAACCGGTTGCTACCATTATGCAATCACAATCTTCTGTGGATAAGGAAGGCAATGAAGTAGAATTGAAAGGAAAAGGCAGACACGACCCCTGTGTGGTGCCCCGGGCTGTTCCCATTGTTGAAGCAATGGCCGCCTTAGTGATTGCTGATCACTGGTTGAGAGCGAAGACCGCTAAGGTCTGA
- a CDS encoding translation initiation factor codes for MKNQHDKNRVVYSTNPDLNKAEESREEESISATQQTLYVSLERNKGGKVATIIDNFKGKDAELNELGKLLKTKCGTGGTVKDGIILVQGEKREQVITILNTLGYKTKRKGG; via the coding sequence ATGAAAAACCAACACGATAAAAACAGAGTAGTTTATTCAACGAACCCTGACCTTAATAAGGCAGAAGAAAGTAGGGAAGAGGAAAGCATTTCCGCCACACAGCAAACACTTTATGTTTCGCTTGAAAGAAACAAGGGAGGAAAAGTGGCTACCATCATAGATAATTTTAAAGGAAAGGATGCTGAATTGAATGAATTGGGTAAACTCCTAAAAACCAAATGTGGCACTGGCGGCACCGTGAAGGATGGAATTATTTTAGTGCAGGGAGAAAAACGGGAGCAGGTCATAACTATTCTGAATACTTTGGGTTATAAAACCAAAAGAAAAGGCGGGTAG
- a CDS encoding acylglycerol kinase family protein, translating into MSSASKKILFIINPVSGVYKKDHIPEKIAKYIDQEKYHYTIRLTEYAGHAKLLSEQAVKEGFEVVVAVGGDGSINEVAQALVGTKLSSELSPAVQEMALALISRSPRAIPKGLLKY; encoded by the coding sequence ATGTCTTCAGCCTCTAAGAAAATACTCTTCATTATAAATCCGGTGTCAGGTGTTTATAAAAAGGACCATATACCTGAGAAGATTGCAAAGTATATAGACCAGGAAAAATACCATTATACCATCCGCCTCACCGAATATGCCGGACATGCAAAACTGTTGTCAGAGCAAGCAGTAAAGGAAGGGTTCGAGGTGGTAGTGGCTGTGGGTGGCGATGGCTCTATTAATGAAGTAGCACAGGCTTTGGTTGGCACAAAACTATCCTCGGAATTATCCCCTGCGGTTCAGGAAATGGCTTTGGCACTCATCTCAAGATCCCCCCGCGCTATACCAAAGGGTCTATTGAAGTATTAA
- a CDS encoding DUF4783 domain-containing protein, with the protein MNSFKSGDASALASNFDSYVEITIKSSGNSYSKNQAEMVMRDFFNTNSPKSFALVHQGTSPEGAKYFIANMSASTGIYRTYVYAKTMAGKLAIQEIRIDQ; encoded by the coding sequence ATGAATTCTTTTAAAAGCGGTGATGCTTCGGCTCTGGCATCTAATTTTGATTCGTATGTCGAAATCACAATTAAAAGTTCCGGTAATTCATATAGCAAGAACCAGGCAGAGATGGTGATGCGAGATTTTTTCAATACAAACTCACCCAAATCTTTTGCCTTAGTGCACCAAGGAACTTCACCCGAAGGGGCAAAGTATTTTATAGCTAATATGTCTGCTTCGACGGGGATATATCGAACCTATGTATATGCCAAGACTATGGCAGGCAAATTAGCCATTCAGGAAATAAGGATAGATCAATAA
- the pruA gene encoding L-glutamate gamma-semialdehyde dehydrogenase has protein sequence MATGFFKVPTAYNEPIKSYAPGSAERTELKSMIEKMRAEVRDIPMFIGGQEVRTKKKTALNPPHDRKHLLGYYYKSEKAHVTQAINAALSARDAWTEMNWEHRASIFLKAAELIAGPYRAELNAATMLGQSKNAYQAEIDSACEIIDFLRFNVQFMTEIYSMQPHSSPGIWNRSEWRPLEGFIYALTPFNFTAIAGNLPSSCAMMGNVVVWKPSNAQIYSAYVLMKIFREAGVPDGVINLIYPSGPDAAEVVFKHASFAGIHFTGSTEVFQNIWKTIGNNIHLYKTYPRIVGETGGKDFIIAHKSADVKALAVAIERGAFEYQGQKCSAASRAYVPSNLWSELKKHLIPTIKSMKMGGVEDFGNFINAVIDEKSFDKLAAYLESAKKSKNVEVLVGGNYNKTKGYFIEPTILVTKDPKYVTMCEELFGPILTIYVYDQNKFEETLNLLDSTSPYSLTGSIFAQDRYAVELATRKLTNAAGNFYINDKPTGAVVGQQPFGGSRSSGTNDKAGSMINLLRWVSPRTIKETLVPPHDYQYPFLQPDK, from the coding sequence ATGGCAACAGGATTTTTTAAAGTTCCAACTGCATATAATGAACCCATCAAATCTTATGCACCCGGCTCAGCGGAAAGGACCGAGTTGAAAAGCATGATAGAAAAAATGCGGGCCGAAGTGCGTGACATTCCCATGTTCATTGGCGGTCAAGAGGTTAGGACTAAGAAAAAAACTGCTTTAAATCCGCCTCACGACCGAAAACATCTGTTGGGCTATTATTACAAAAGTGAAAAAGCACATGTAACGCAGGCAATTAACGCAGCACTATCTGCCAGAGATGCTTGGACCGAGATGAACTGGGAACACCGAGCTTCTATCTTCCTTAAAGCAGCTGAGTTAATCGCTGGTCCTTATCGGGCGGAATTGAATGCCGCTACTATGCTTGGCCAATCTAAAAATGCCTACCAAGCAGAGATAGATTCAGCCTGCGAAATCATTGACTTTCTGCGCTTTAATGTTCAGTTTATGACTGAGATTTATTCGATGCAGCCACATAGCTCACCGGGTATCTGGAATCGGTCGGAATGGAGACCACTGGAAGGATTTATTTATGCTCTTACTCCCTTCAACTTTACTGCTATAGCCGGCAATCTCCCTTCCAGTTGTGCGATGATGGGGAATGTGGTAGTCTGGAAACCTTCAAATGCACAAATCTATTCGGCCTATGTATTGATGAAGATTTTTCGCGAGGCGGGCGTGCCGGATGGAGTGATCAATCTTATTTATCCATCTGGTCCGGATGCGGCGGAAGTGGTTTTTAAACATGCCAGTTTTGCCGGGATTCATTTCACAGGTTCAACGGAGGTGTTTCAGAATATTTGGAAAACCATCGGCAATAATATTCATCTTTATAAAACGTACCCACGCATTGTGGGAGAGACAGGCGGTAAGGATTTTATCATCGCTCACAAATCGGCAGACGTGAAAGCACTGGCTGTAGCCATAGAACGCGGTGCTTTTGAGTATCAAGGACAGAAATGTTCTGCTGCTTCTAGGGCTTATGTACCTTCTAACCTTTGGAGTGAATTGAAAAAACATCTTATTCCTACTATCAAAAGTATGAAGATGGGAGGTGTAGAGGACTTTGGCAATTTCATTAATGCCGTAATAGATGAAAAGAGTTTTGACAAGCTGGCGGCATATCTGGAATCAGCTAAGAAAAGTAAGAATGTAGAGGTCTTGGTAGGTGGAAATTATAACAAGACAAAGGGCTATTTTATTGAACCTACAATCTTGGTAACCAAAGATCCCAAATACGTGACTATGTGCGAGGAATTGTTTGGCCCTATACTGACGATTTATGTTTATGACCAAAATAAATTTGAAGAAACCCTAAACTTGCTGGACTCTACTTCGCCCTATTCGCTCACCGGTTCCATTTTTGCACAGGACAGGTATGCCGTAGAACTGGCTACCCGGAAACTTACCAATGCAGCCGGCAATTTCTATATCAACGATAAACCTACCGGTGCTGTTGTGGGGCAACAACCTTTTGGAGGAAGCAGAAGTTCGGGAACAAACGACAAGGCCGGAAGCATGATTAACCTACTACGTTGGGTTTCGCCTAGAACGATTAAAGAAACGCTGGTTCCTCCTCATGACTACCAGTATCCGTTTTTACAGCCGGACAAATAA
- the rseP gene encoding RIP metalloprotease RseP, translating into METFIRVAQFLLSLSILVVLHEFGHYITARMFKTRVEKFYLFFDFLFPFPSVLNFALFKKKIGDTEYGLGWFPLGGYVKIAGMIDESMDEEFLKSEPKPDEFRSKKAWQRLIIMLGGIIVNVLLAFFIYSQMLYWWGESYLPAENAKYGYAADSTARKIGLEDGDRIISYNGGQKFMNYAGISIDMLLNNATTLEIERNGEPKTIAVPKSIYKEIMANKATPFVEPIFPCSIETLIPGKPLEKAGAKVGDRIIQLDTIPIQYFHEVRRNLPAYRNTTIDILALRGKDTLRFNIHIPDTAILGFSSLSDKYFPSVDKSYGLLASFPAGAHKTYKTLVGYIKQFRIVFDPELKGYKELGSFFTIGKQFSPTWDWHRFWNLTAFLSLALAFVNLLPIPALDGGHALFTLYEIVTGKAPNEKFLERAQVVGMVIIFGLMIFALGNDIFKIFFSGN; encoded by the coding sequence ATGGAGACATTCATTCGCGTTGCCCAGTTCTTGCTTAGCCTTTCTATCTTAGTTGTACTCCATGAATTTGGTCATTACATCACCGCTCGTATGTTCAAAACACGGGTGGAGAAATTTTACTTGTTTTTTGATTTTCTCTTTCCCTTTCCAAGTGTGCTCAATTTTGCTTTGTTCAAAAAGAAAATAGGCGATACAGAATACGGACTAGGTTGGTTTCCCTTAGGCGGCTATGTCAAAATTGCCGGTATGATTGACGAAAGTATGGATGAAGAATTTCTGAAATCGGAACCTAAACCCGATGAATTCAGAAGTAAGAAGGCTTGGCAACGTTTAATTATCATGTTGGGAGGGATTATCGTTAATGTGTTGTTGGCCTTTTTCATTTATTCCCAAATGCTGTACTGGTGGGGTGAAAGTTATCTGCCGGCTGAAAATGCCAAATATGGATATGCGGCTGACTCCACTGCGCGCAAGATTGGCTTGGAAGATGGGGATCGGATTATCTCATACAATGGGGGACAAAAATTCATGAACTATGCTGGTATCAGTATAGATATGTTGCTGAACAACGCCACTACATTGGAGATTGAAAGAAATGGCGAACCCAAAACGATTGCTGTACCGAAAAGTATTTACAAGGAAATAATGGCCAATAAAGCCACCCCGTTTGTGGAGCCTATTTTTCCCTGTTCTATAGAAACTTTAATACCCGGAAAGCCACTTGAAAAGGCGGGAGCAAAGGTGGGAGATCGAATTATACAATTGGACACAATTCCAATTCAATATTTCCATGAGGTAAGAAGAAATCTACCGGCCTACCGAAATACGACAATTGATATTCTTGCTTTGAGAGGAAAAGATACACTTCGTTTTAATATTCATATACCAGATACGGCTATCCTGGGATTTTCTTCGTTAAGTGACAAATATTTCCCTAGCGTAGATAAGAGCTATGGCTTATTAGCGTCCTTTCCTGCAGGAGCGCATAAAACATATAAAACGCTCGTCGGCTACATTAAACAATTCAGAATTGTCTTCGATCCGGAACTGAAAGGTTATAAGGAGTTGGGTAGTTTCTTTACCATCGGTAAGCAGTTCTCTCCTACTTGGGACTGGCATAGGTTCTGGAATCTGACAGCCTTCCTTTCTTTGGCACTTGCATTCGTGAATTTGCTTCCTATCCCTGCTTTGGATGGTGGCCATGCTTTATTCACCTTATATGAAATAGTCACAGGCAAAGCTCCAAATGAAAAATTTCTGGAACGCGCTCAGGTGGTGGGTATGGTAATTATCTTTGGCTTGATGATATTTGCTTTGGGCAATGATATTTTCAAGATATTTTTCAGTGGGAACTAA
- a CDS encoding bifunctional phosphoglucose/phosphomannose isomerase, producing MYQKTGLLQGNTTEHQPIEKFIFLCRFTSIPFIMYDLIKEFPSQLLRAVEIGEQAKFKNKAKAEIKNIVVCGLGASGFGGNLLSELFRGELKIPVIVNKSYFLPAFVDESTLLILSSYSGNTEETISCANDAAKKGMSAVCITSGGTLATIADKQNWNLIKIPAGFPPRSALGYSTVQLFFVLKHFGLIGDEFKKSILRTASFLEMEQNKIMADAEFLAGKLLNKILILYTEDKYESTALRLKQQINENSKMHCWYNVVPEMNHNELVGWREPINNIAVIILRSLDEYHRNTARILFKKDVVLKVSENVYEINAKGSDTFEKHFYLVHIGDWLSYHLAMLQGYDPIEIDVLVSLKSHMSSIQ from the coding sequence ATGTATCAAAAAACGGGTCTGCTACAGGGGAACACAACAGAGCATCAGCCGATAGAAAAATTTATCTTTCTTTGTCGCTTCACGTCTATTCCATTTATTATGTACGATCTCATTAAAGAATTTCCTTCCCAGTTGTTGCGCGCTGTGGAAATCGGCGAGCAAGCTAAGTTCAAGAACAAGGCCAAAGCTGAAATAAAAAACATTGTGGTTTGCGGACTAGGCGCTTCGGGCTTTGGCGGTAATTTGCTTTCTGAATTATTCCGTGGGGAATTAAAAATCCCGGTCATCGTCAATAAAAGCTACTTTCTTCCTGCTTTTGTAGACGAATCTACCCTGCTGATCCTTTCTTCTTATTCCGGGAATACAGAAGAGACAATTTCCTGTGCCAACGATGCCGCTAAAAAGGGGATGAGCGCAGTATGTATTACTTCAGGCGGCACCTTGGCGACTATTGCAGATAAGCAAAACTGGAATTTGATAAAGATCCCCGCTGGTTTCCCTCCACGCTCTGCGCTGGGTTATTCAACCGTACAATTATTTTTTGTTTTAAAGCATTTTGGGCTCATCGGAGACGAGTTTAAAAAGTCTATCCTTCGTACCGCATCTTTTCTGGAGATGGAACAGAACAAGATTATGGCTGATGCCGAATTCTTAGCCGGTAAACTGTTGAACAAAATTTTAATTCTCTACACGGAGGATAAATATGAAAGTACCGCTCTGCGCCTAAAGCAGCAAATTAATGAGAATTCGAAGATGCACTGCTGGTATAATGTAGTTCCAGAAATGAATCACAATGAGTTGGTGGGCTGGCGTGAACCAATTAACAATATTGCAGTTATTATTCTTCGCTCCTTAGATGAATACCACCGCAATACTGCCCGAATTCTTTTCAAGAAAGATGTGGTGTTGAAAGTTTCTGAAAACGTGTATGAAATTAATGCAAAAGGAAGTGACACCTTTGAAAAGCACTTCTATCTTGTTCATATTGGCGACTGGCTTTCTTACCATCTAGCCATGCTGCAAGGTTATGACCCCATAGAGATTGATGTGCTCGTGAGCCTCAAGTCGCACATGAGTTCCATTCAATAA